In Geothermobacter ehrlichii, a genomic segment contains:
- the rodA gene encoding rod shape-determining protein RodA, which produces MFDRRLLTHFDWLLLILVLLIAAIGIGNLYSATSAWEARVGGVYLRQIAWLGFGVTLALALCLFDYRRLIHLSFFFYAANILLLVAVFVIGKTIMGATRWIDLGFFNLQPSEVMKLVIIMALARYFSENAPYGGFSLKELGGPFLLLGIPVLLVARQPDLGTALLILFIGLSMALVAGIRRQTLLFLTLSGMLGCWGGWYLLHDYQRQRIMTFLDPEHDPLGAGYHIIQSKIAVGSGEFFGKGFMQGTQSRLSFLPERHTDFAFSVFAEEWGFTGCLLLIGLYLLLVLWGLYIARRAADRFGSYLAVGVTAMLFWHIVVNLGMVIGLLPVVGVPLPLFSYGGTSMVTTMVGVGMLLNVSMRRFVF; this is translated from the coding sequence ATGTTCGATCGGCGATTGCTGACCCATTTCGACTGGCTGCTGCTGATTCTGGTGCTGCTGATCGCCGCCATCGGCATCGGCAACCTCTACAGCGCCACCAGCGCCTGGGAAGCGCGGGTCGGCGGCGTCTACCTGCGACAGATCGCCTGGCTCGGGTTCGGGGTGACGCTGGCGCTGGCGCTCTGCCTGTTCGATTACCGGCGGCTGATCCACCTGAGCTTTTTCTTCTATGCCGCCAACATCCTGCTGCTGGTCGCCGTCTTCGTGATCGGCAAGACGATCATGGGGGCCACTCGCTGGATCGATCTCGGCTTTTTCAACCTGCAGCCCAGCGAGGTGATGAAGCTGGTCATCATCATGGCCCTGGCCCGCTATTTCAGCGAGAACGCCCCCTATGGCGGTTTCAGCCTGAAGGAGCTGGGAGGTCCCTTTCTGCTGCTCGGCATTCCGGTGCTGCTGGTCGCCAGGCAGCCCGATCTCGGCACCGCCCTGCTGATCCTCTTTATCGGCCTGAGCATGGCCCTGGTCGCCGGCATCCGGCGGCAGACCCTGCTCTTTCTGACCCTGAGCGGCATGCTCGGATGCTGGGGCGGCTGGTATCTGCTGCACGACTACCAGCGCCAGCGCATCATGACCTTTCTCGACCCCGAACACGACCCCCTTGGCGCCGGCTATCACATCATCCAGTCGAAAATCGCCGTCGGCAGCGGTGAATTCTTCGGCAAGGGATTCATGCAGGGAACCCAGTCGCGGCTCTCCTTTCTGCCCGAGCGGCACACCGATTTCGCCTTTTCGGTCTTCGCCGAGGAATGGGGTTTTACCGGCTGCCTGCTGCTCATCGGCCTCTATCTGCTGCTGGTGCTCTGGGGGCTTTACATCGCCCGGCGGGCCGCCGACCGCTTCGGCAGCTATCTCGCCGTCGGCGTCACCGCCATGCTCTTCTGGCACATCGTGGTCAATCTCGGTATGGTTATCGGCCTGCTGCCGGTGGTCGGCGTGCCGCTGCCGCTCTTTTCGTATGGCGGCACCAGCATGGTGACGACGATGGTGGGGGTGGGGATGCTGCTCAACGTCAGCATGCGACGCTTTGTCTTCTAG
- the amrS gene encoding AmmeMemoRadiSam system radical SAM enzyme, giving the protein MHEARFWEQGENGDVRCRLCRFHCRIAPGRVGLCGVRENHDGTLYTRVYGRSITEAVDPIEKKPLYHVEPGSLSFSIATVGCNFRCLHCQNYQISQWPSERGQVAGERLTPAEVVRRARAAGCRSIAYTYTEPTIYYEYAFDTAVLARRAGLRNIFVSNGYIETAPLEAIAPWLDAANIDLKGFRDDVYRKLTGASLDGVLATMRDYRRLGIWLEVTTLIIPGINDDDGQLKGIAGFIADELGPEVPWHVTAFYPTYRLLDAPPTSPEILCRARQFGLDAGLRHVYTGNVHDPEGGHTYCAGCGRKVIKRRGFQVVSLRLDNGCCRQCGNRLAGLFNIGPGGEKGTSCA; this is encoded by the coding sequence ATGCACGAAGCGCGGTTCTGGGAACAGGGCGAAAACGGCGATGTCCGTTGTCGGCTCTGCCGGTTTCACTGCCGCATTGCGCCGGGGCGGGTCGGACTGTGTGGCGTGCGGGAAAACCACGACGGCACCCTCTACACCCGTGTTTACGGCCGCAGCATTACCGAGGCGGTCGATCCGATCGAGAAAAAACCCCTCTATCATGTCGAACCCGGCTCCCTGAGTTTTTCCATCGCCACCGTCGGCTGCAATTTCCGCTGCCTGCACTGCCAGAATTACCAGATTTCGCAATGGCCGAGTGAGCGGGGGCAGGTCGCCGGTGAAAGGCTGACTCCCGCCGAGGTGGTGCGGCGCGCCAGGGCCGCCGGCTGCCGCAGCATCGCCTACACCTACACCGAACCGACCATTTATTACGAGTATGCTTTCGACACGGCCGTTCTCGCCCGCCGGGCCGGCCTGCGCAACATCTTCGTCAGCAACGGCTATATCGAAACCGCGCCGCTGGAGGCGATCGCCCCCTGGCTGGATGCCGCCAACATCGACCTGAAGGGCTTTCGCGACGATGTCTACCGGAAACTGACCGGGGCCTCCCTTGACGGTGTGCTGGCGACCATGCGCGACTACCGGCGGCTCGGCATCTGGCTCGAAGTGACCACTCTGATCATTCCGGGGATCAACGACGATGACGGGCAACTGAAGGGCATCGCCGGCTTCATCGCCGATGAACTCGGCCCCGAGGTTCCCTGGCATGTCACCGCCTTCTATCCGACCTACCGGCTGCTCGACGCGCCCCCGACGTCACCCGAGATTCTGTGCCGTGCCCGCCAGTTCGGCCTGGATGCCGGTCTGCGGCATGTCTATACCGGCAACGTGCATGATCCCGAAGGAGGGCATACCTACTGTGCCGGTTGCGGCCGGAAGGTTATCAAGCGGCGTGGTTTCCAGGTGGTTTCGCTGCGGCTCGACAACGGCTGCTGTCGGCAGTGCGGAAACCGCCTGGCCGGGCTTTTCAATATCGGACCGGGAGGAGAAAAGGGCACGTCATGCGCCTGA
- a CDS encoding DUF3179 domain-containing protein gives MRLMLLALLLWPGLALAAWDLSRSSINTEEILSGGPPRDGIPALLEPQFALAGQVPFMRPDDLVLGVELNGVAKAYPTRILSWHELVNDRFGGLPVLVSWUPLAYSGVVYSRRIGAEELTFGVSGLLYRSNVLMYDHQSESLWSQILSEAVTGPRLGSRLEVLPSTLTRWDKWRRQHPGTLVLTTATGYDRDYSRDPYEDYYRRRSGLFGFLSAGPGEEDKELVVGIELEGVSRAYPLDWLKRRGRLVDTSVPGTLTLNYDGATDQLQVRDRDGRPLPHLITYWFVWKAFHPRTERFAPPAEPSR, from the coding sequence ATGCGCCTGATGCTGCTGGCGCTGCTGCTCTGGCCAGGCCTGGCCTTGGCGGCCTGGGACCTTTCCCGGTCGAGCATCAATACCGAGGAAATTCTTTCCGGGGGACCGCCCAGAGACGGGATTCCGGCCCTGCTGGAACCGCAATTCGCCCTCGCGGGCCAGGTTCCCTTCATGCGCCCCGACGATCTGGTTCTGGGGGTGGAACTCAACGGGGTCGCCAAGGCCTATCCGACCCGCATCCTTTCCTGGCATGAACTGGTCAACGATCGATTCGGCGGCCTGCCGGTCCTGGTCTCCTGGTGACCGCTGGCCTATTCGGGGGTCGTGTACTCCCGCAGGATCGGAGCCGAGGAACTGACCTTCGGGGTATCCGGTCTGCTGTACCGAAGCAATGTGCTGATGTACGACCATCAGAGCGAATCGCTCTGGTCGCAGATCCTCAGCGAGGCGGTGACCGGCCCGCGGCTGGGCAGCCGTCTGGAAGTCCTGCCTTCGACCCTGACCCGTTGGGACAAATGGCGCCGTCAGCACCCCGGGACGCTGGTTCTGACTACCGCGACCGGTTACGACCGGGACTACAGCCGGGATCCCTACGAGGATTACTACCGCCGGCGCAGCGGCCTGTTCGGTTTTCTGAGTGCCGGTCCGGGAGAAGAGGACAAGGAACTGGTGGTCGGGATCGAGCTTGAGGGAGTCAGTCGCGCTTATCCGCTTGACTGGCTCAAACGGCGGGGCCGCCTGGTCGACACGTCGGTGCCGGGAACCCTGACTCTGAACTACGATGGAGCCACGGACCAGCTGCAGGTGCGCGACCGGGATGGCCGGCCGTTGCCGCACCTGATAACCTACTGGTTCGTCTGGAAGGCTTTTCATCCCCGGACGGAACGTTTCGCCCCTCCGGCAGAACCTTCTCGCTAG